Proteins encoded by one window of Phytohabitans houttuyneae:
- a CDS encoding SigE family RNA polymerase sigma factor, giving the protein MSDSETEQFQHFVAGCGDRMFRVALALTGGHHAAEDLLQDALARTYARWRHVRGDPEAYVRRAMYHSQVTVWRRRSRLREVPAGNVPDRADPRDETAATDSRLQLRQALMRLGPRQRAVLVARYFEDLSDVETANVLGCSASTVRSQTHRALARLREIAPELAGLHTFRESVG; this is encoded by the coding sequence GTGAGCGATTCCGAGACTGAACAGTTCCAGCACTTCGTCGCCGGCTGCGGCGACCGGATGTTCCGGGTCGCGCTGGCGCTGACCGGCGGGCACCACGCGGCCGAGGACCTGCTCCAGGACGCGCTGGCGCGCACGTACGCGAGGTGGCGGCACGTGCGGGGCGACCCGGAGGCGTACGTGCGGCGGGCGATGTACCACAGCCAGGTGACGGTGTGGCGCCGCCGCAGCCGGCTCCGGGAGGTGCCCGCCGGCAACGTGCCGGACCGGGCCGACCCGCGGGACGAGACTGCCGCCACCGACAGCCGGCTGCAGCTGCGGCAGGCCCTGATGCGGCTGGGACCGAGACAGCGGGCGGTGCTGGTCGCCCGCTACTTCGAGGACCTTTCGGATGTGGAGACCGCCAACGTGCTGGGGTGTTCGGCCAGCACGGTGCGCAGCCAGACCCACCGTGCGCTGGCCCGGCTCCGCGAGATCGCACCGGAGCTCGCCGGGCTCCACACCTTTCGGGAGAGTGTCGGATGA
- a CDS encoding alpha-hydroxy acid oxidase, with protein sequence MRQSDDNGATEFATLDEIREAALGKLSDAASDYLEGGAGDETTLRRNRRAFERWAFVPRVMSGQPTPATASRFLGVELALPILTAPFGADGLFHPDGHVAVARANAATGTVSIVPEAGSHSLERIAAAAPRAAAFGQVHPLGTDEGFLRIVRRYAEAGYRAICVTCDVPIMGRRERDLRNRYLPDYALFGGNYATIDEAFRQLGQLIERETPVWPWSRLGGLLAQVGLPWMAKGIMTADDARAAVAAGASALVVSNHGGRQLDGQRASLDALPEIRDAVGPAVELALDSGIRNGADVVKAIALGADAVVLGRLAVYGLAAGGEAGLCRVFELLRAEITTILTLLGRGSLTDLTPAALIRAEPD encoded by the coding sequence ATGCGACAAAGCGACGACAACGGCGCGACGGAGTTCGCCACGCTCGACGAGATCCGCGAGGCGGCTCTCGGGAAGCTCTCGGACGCCGCGAGCGACTACCTGGAGGGCGGGGCGGGCGACGAGACGACGCTCCGGCGCAACCGGCGGGCCTTCGAGCGGTGGGCGTTCGTGCCGCGCGTGATGAGCGGCCAGCCCACCCCCGCGACCGCGAGCCGCTTTCTCGGCGTCGAGCTCGCGCTGCCGATCCTGACCGCGCCCTTCGGCGCCGACGGGCTCTTCCACCCGGACGGGCACGTCGCGGTCGCCAGGGCCAACGCGGCCACCGGCACGGTGAGCATCGTGCCCGAGGCCGGCAGCCACTCGCTGGAACGGATCGCCGCGGCCGCACCCCGCGCGGCGGCCTTCGGGCAGGTCCATCCACTGGGGACGGACGAGGGCTTCCTGAGGATCGTGCGCCGGTACGCGGAGGCCGGCTACCGCGCGATCTGTGTCACCTGCGACGTGCCCATCATGGGGCGGCGCGAGCGCGACCTGCGCAACCGGTACCTGCCGGACTACGCCCTGTTCGGTGGCAACTACGCGACGATCGACGAGGCGTTCCGCCAGCTCGGCCAGCTCATCGAGCGGGAGACCCCGGTCTGGCCGTGGAGCCGGCTGGGCGGGCTGCTCGCCCAGGTCGGCCTGCCGTGGATGGCGAAGGGCATCATGACCGCCGACGACGCCCGCGCGGCGGTCGCCGCCGGCGCGAGCGCGCTGGTGGTCTCCAACCACGGCGGCCGCCAGCTCGACGGCCAGCGCGCCTCACTCGACGCGCTGCCCGAGATCCGCGACGCCGTCGGCCCCGCTGTCGAGCTGGCGCTGGACAGCGGCATCCGCAACGGCGCCGACGTGGTCAAGGCGATCGCGCTGGGCGCCGACGCCGTGGTCCTCGGCCGCCTGGCGGTGTACGGCCTCGCGGCGGGCGGCGAGGCCGGGCTGTGCCGCGTGTTCGAGCTGCTCCGCGCCGAGATCACGACCATCCTCACCCTCCTCGGCCGCGGCAGCCTCACCGACCTGACCCCCGCCGCCCTGATCCGCGCCGAGCCCGACTGA
- a CDS encoding helix-turn-helix transcriptional regulator: protein MGVRRLVGREGELALIAAAVRQARRLVLVTGDVGIGKTRLVTEAARAVRSEGAVVVEAACLPLDVRLPLLPAIDMLRGLDKALGRQAFAEVLAALPPYSVDELARLVPEVVGRQAGPDAVPEGEWKRQRMFAAVEQVLARAARGRPVVVVVEDLHWVDGATLDLLTYLRASASGPFSLVVTCRSDEAHLDPAVARWVEQARRPETVRLELAGLSRPAMAELAGQILDGPPPEAMVDGLHRRTEGNPYFAEELIAAAVAAGDGSQEVALTREPPRALAELLVARSRRVSGPARAALAVLAVAARPVPESVVAQVTGMAAADVAAAVHELVDAKLALPDRARPESGCRAQHALLAEAVAGDLLADERRGVHAGIAAALEAMADPALSAEIAGHWSAAGRPDDELRCLLAAAEHSHRMRAYSPAADLWQRATAILEHRTGANGEPEVEAGWLRVRTIDALQACGRDLEAELLIEDVYARHRDTTSGALRAAVLHRTAWSRGVVGQREPPPSTAYALFEEATRIHEGLPPSAEYARLLADYAAFVWMDSCDSRSGAIYRDALDAAERCGATLVAAQALIGLAEVTLLHGAPSEGFALLDRARERARSGPHGELGFRVGFLTAEYHSNALLKMGQLAQAERIARDGLDRTREAGAVHGHGAAVLHHNATESLLERGLVDDAAALIAGAGDGEPRLDDWNLHLWRAQIEICRGDVEAAATRSAAVAALGLAGPRLWLYERLRLLPRAALWAGDPATALGYLEPGLDVLGGCTLERYCGELLALGARAAADLAETARARRDRDAELAAGAAVDRLQAAVELMDGRPFVDHHFLATIPGDRADWHAELGRARGRRDPDAWGEAAAAWERLGRPHRRAYALLRQAEALLATSRNPLTAAEPLRAAAGAASGMAPLTMAVHRLASRSRIPLDAAPPPAPPPTVDPYGLTDRERHVLRLLAKGYTNAQIGAELLMSPKTASVHVSNILRKLDVTNRAEAAAVGVRAGLTDS from the coding sequence GTGGGGGTGAGACGTCTCGTCGGCCGGGAGGGTGAGCTGGCCCTGATCGCGGCCGCGGTCCGGCAGGCGCGCCGGCTGGTCCTGGTGACCGGCGACGTCGGCATCGGCAAGACGCGGCTGGTCACGGAGGCGGCGCGGGCGGTCCGGAGCGAGGGCGCGGTGGTGGTCGAGGCGGCGTGCCTGCCGCTGGACGTGCGCCTGCCGCTCCTGCCCGCGATCGACATGCTCCGCGGCCTCGACAAGGCACTGGGCCGCCAGGCGTTCGCCGAGGTCCTCGCGGCGCTCCCGCCGTACTCAGTGGATGAGCTGGCCCGGCTCGTGCCGGAGGTGGTCGGTCGCCAGGCCGGCCCCGACGCGGTCCCGGAGGGTGAGTGGAAGCGGCAGCGCATGTTCGCGGCCGTCGAGCAGGTGCTGGCCCGCGCCGCCCGTGGACGCCCCGTCGTGGTGGTGGTCGAAGACCTGCACTGGGTGGACGGGGCGACCCTTGACCTGCTGACCTACCTGCGGGCGTCGGCGAGCGGCCCGTTCAGCCTGGTCGTGACCTGCCGCAGCGACGAGGCCCACCTCGATCCGGCGGTCGCGCGCTGGGTCGAGCAGGCCCGCCGGCCCGAGACGGTGCGGCTGGAGCTGGCCGGGCTGTCCCGACCGGCGATGGCCGAGCTGGCCGGGCAGATCCTGGACGGGCCGCCGCCCGAGGCCATGGTCGACGGGCTGCACCGGCGGACGGAGGGCAACCCGTACTTCGCGGAGGAGCTGATCGCGGCCGCGGTCGCCGCCGGCGACGGGAGCCAGGAGGTGGCGCTGACCCGCGAGCCGCCCCGCGCGCTGGCCGAGCTGCTGGTGGCGCGTTCGCGGCGGGTCAGCGGGCCGGCGCGAGCGGCGCTGGCGGTGCTCGCCGTGGCCGCCCGGCCCGTCCCCGAGAGCGTGGTCGCCCAGGTCACCGGGATGGCGGCGGCAGACGTCGCCGCCGCGGTGCACGAGCTGGTCGACGCCAAGCTCGCGCTACCCGACCGCGCCCGCCCGGAGTCCGGCTGCCGGGCGCAGCACGCGTTGCTGGCCGAGGCGGTGGCCGGCGACCTGCTGGCCGACGAGCGCCGCGGCGTGCACGCCGGGATCGCCGCCGCGCTGGAGGCGATGGCGGACCCGGCGCTCTCGGCCGAGATCGCCGGTCACTGGTCCGCCGCCGGCCGCCCCGACGACGAGCTGCGGTGCCTGCTGGCGGCCGCGGAGCACAGCCACCGGATGCGCGCGTACTCGCCGGCCGCCGACCTCTGGCAGCGGGCGACCGCCATCCTGGAGCACCGCACCGGCGCAAACGGCGAGCCGGAGGTCGAGGCGGGCTGGCTGCGGGTCCGGACGATCGACGCGCTGCAGGCCTGCGGCCGTGACCTGGAGGCGGAGCTCCTCATCGAGGACGTCTACGCCCGGCACCGGGACACGACAAGCGGCGCGCTGCGCGCGGCCGTGCTGCACCGCACCGCCTGGAGCCGCGGCGTGGTCGGGCAGCGCGAGCCGCCGCCGAGCACCGCCTACGCCCTCTTCGAAGAGGCGACGCGCATCCACGAAGGGCTGCCGCCGTCGGCCGAGTACGCCCGCCTGCTCGCCGACTACGCGGCCTTCGTGTGGATGGACAGCTGCGACAGCCGCAGCGGAGCCATCTACCGCGACGCGCTCGACGCCGCCGAACGCTGCGGTGCCACGCTCGTGGCCGCCCAGGCGCTGATCGGACTCGCCGAGGTCACGCTCCTGCACGGCGCGCCGTCCGAGGGTTTCGCGCTGCTGGACCGCGCCCGCGAGCGCGCCCGGTCCGGGCCGCACGGCGAGCTCGGCTTCCGGGTGGGCTTCCTGACCGCTGAGTACCACAGCAACGCGCTGCTCAAGATGGGTCAGCTGGCGCAGGCAGAGCGGATCGCGCGGGACGGCCTCGACCGCACCCGCGAGGCCGGCGCGGTCCACGGCCACGGGGCGGCGGTGCTGCACCACAACGCGACCGAGTCCCTCCTGGAACGTGGCCTCGTCGACGACGCCGCCGCGCTCATCGCCGGGGCGGGCGACGGCGAGCCACGGCTGGACGACTGGAACCTGCACCTGTGGCGGGCACAGATCGAGATCTGCCGCGGTGACGTCGAGGCGGCCGCCACCCGTTCCGCCGCTGTCGCCGCGCTCGGGCTGGCCGGTCCCCGCCTGTGGCTGTACGAACGGCTCCGGCTCCTCCCCCGCGCCGCGCTGTGGGCCGGCGACCCCGCCACGGCGCTCGGCTACCTGGAGCCTGGGCTCGACGTGCTGGGCGGCTGCACGCTGGAGAGGTACTGCGGCGAGCTCCTCGCACTGGGCGCCCGCGCCGCCGCCGACCTGGCCGAGACCGCGCGGGCCCGCCGCGACCGCGACGCGGAGCTGGCCGCCGGCGCCGCCGTCGACCGCCTGCAGGCCGCTGTGGAACTGATGGACGGCCGCCCGTTCGTCGACCACCATTTTCTGGCGACCATCCCGGGCGACCGGGCCGACTGGCACGCCGAGCTGGGACGTGCCCGTGGCCGGCGCGACCCCGACGCGTGGGGCGAGGCGGCCGCCGCCTGGGAGCGCCTGGGCCGCCCGCACCGCCGGGCGTACGCGCTGCTGCGGCAGGCGGAGGCGCTGCTGGCCACGTCCCGCAACCCGCTGACCGCCGCCGAGCCGCTGCGCGCGGCGGCCGGAGCGGCGAGCGGGATGGCGCCCCTGACCATGGCGGTACACCGGCTCGCGAGCAGGTCCCGCATCCCGCTCGACGCGGCGCCCCCGCCGGCACCACCGCCTACAGTGGACCCTTACGGCCTGACCGACCGGGAGCGGCACGTGCTGCGGCTGCTCGCCAAGGGCTACACGAACGCGCAGATCGGTGCCGAGCTGCTGATGAGCCCGAAGACCGCGAGCGTGCACGTGAGCAACATCCTCCGCAAGCTCGACGTCACCAACCGCGCCGAGGCGGCGGCGGTCGGCGTGCGCGCCGGCCTGACCGACTCGTAA